One stretch of Nicotiana tabacum cultivar K326 chromosome 18, ASM71507v2, whole genome shotgun sequence DNA includes these proteins:
- the LOC107811414 gene encoding putative late blight resistance protein homolog R1A-10 isoform X2 has product MAYVAVISLARTLEELVQQKPHWVSGDDETTKMLDTFRVSLKNFQDFLENTSKRRQHCGEIEELDREIRTAVEEVEDVIELKIYKTMKREALSKTLRTLVEKIEALKRGVMGCRFGKSKVLRKTMEEEALHKTLSPLVEKIDVLERNVMGSSFGKNEVQGYVDPTNDQLQVEASSSRRVAILNPENIVVGLEDDLMEIKRRLIETSSNREIVPILGMGGIGKTTLARKAFDDLEVRHHFDIHVWVTVSQQYRIRDLLLDIHSRISADPIKQGTNSDQLMDKIYKVLKCRRYLLVMDDIWSCDNIWDIVSRTFPEDENSSRIILTSRINEVAMHADPNCTPYKMHLLNFHESWKLIHDKVFGVHQHVCPPELEKIGKQVAQNCQGLPLALLVVAGHLSKIDRTRKSWEDVSKSVSNILVNESDICLGVLAMSYNYLPYHLRPCFLYIGVFPEDREINIMNLINLWISEGFLVNKGHKSLEAVGRDCLNDLVSRNLVMVRSRKWDGECKTFGVHDLVRDLIIRVANDEKFLQVSRIQVATNPSANKFHVRRYSYSSRIYDDDDLRESSSSNTRTLHFFYGLNNDSLLGRFKLLRVLAILDCTFHYFPLVIKKLVHLRYLHIFNCHEDIHSSVSELYNLQTLIFGQYSGLSVEIWKMKLLRHVEIKGISDFCVPSSKEGSSFKLQNLEHLSYLKISCCTEKLFSDIPNLKTLKIYGAKGDITSELNSLSCLNKLETLKIACNRRYYERPPQSKFALPTSLKRLTLESTYLPWEDMANIVMLPNLQVLKIKDNGFDGDVWRLNDEMIFNQLKFLLIYETNLKQWKAGSVNFPELQCLVLKECRSLKTIPQDIGEIYTLESIELHNCSTSAEKSVKNIQKEQKSMGNDCLTVLINSRR; this is encoded by the exons ATGGCTTATGTTGCTGTGATTTCTCTTGCACGAACATTGGAGGAACTCGTGCAGCAAAAGCCACATTGGGTAAGTGGTGATGATGAAACAACAAAAATGCTGGACACTTTCCGTGTTAGTCTTAAAAATTTCCAAGACTTTCTTGAGAACACTAGCAAGAGAAGGCAACATTGTGGAGAGATTGAAGAATTAGACAGAGAAATTAGAACGGCAGTGGAAGAAGTAGAAGATGTGATCGAACTAAAGATCTATAAAACAATGAAAAGAGAGGCGTTATCCAAGACATTGAGAACACTTGTAGAAAAGATTGAAGCTCTAAAGAGGGGGGTCATGGGATGTAGGTTTGGTAAGAGTAAAGTCCTTCGTAAAACAATGGAAGAAGAGGCATTACACAAAACCTTGTCTCCACTTGTAGAAAAGATTGATGTTTTGGAGAGGAATGTGATGGGAAGTAGTTTTGGTAAAAATGAAGTTCAAGGCTATGTTGATCCTACAAATGACCAACTGCAAGTAGAAGCTTCATCGTCTAGACGTGTAGCAATACTGAATCCAGAAAACATTGTTGTGGGTCTTGAGGACGATTTGATGGAAATCAAGAGAAGATTAATAGAGACCTCGTCTAATCGAGAAATTGTCCCAATTCTGGGAATGGGAGGGATAGGCAAAACGACACTAGCTAGAAAAGCATTTGACGATCTTGAAGTCAGGCATCACTTTGACATCCATGTTTGGGTGACAGTATCTCAGCAATATCGGATCAGAGATCTATTGTTGGATATTCATTCTCGTATTTCAGCTGATCCGATAAAACAAGGGACTAATAGTGATCAATTGATGGATAAGATATACAAAGTGTTGAAGTGTCGGAGGTATCTTCTTGTCATGGATGATATTTGGAGTTGTGACAACATCTGGGATATAGTGTCAAGAACTTTTCCAGAAGACGAGAATAGTAgtcgaattattttgactagtagGATTAATGAAGTGGCTATGCATGCTGACCCTAACTGCACTCCTTATAAGATGCACCTCTTGAATTTTCACGAAAGTTGGAAGTTAATACATGACAAGGTGTTTGGGGTACATCAACATGTTTGTCCTCCTGAACTAGAGAAAATCGGGAAGCAAGTAGCACAAAATTGCCAAGGACTACCTTTAGCCCTTCTAGTGGTTGCGGGACATCTCTCTAAAATTGATAGAACACGCAAAAGTTGGGAAGATGTTTCCAAAAGTGTAAGTAACATTCTTGTTAATGAATCAGATATATGTCTGGGAGTGCTTGCTATGAGTTACAATTACTTGCCTTATCATCTTAGACCGTGTTTCCTTTACATTGGAGTCTTTCCAGAAGATAGGGAGATTAACATTATGAATTTGATCAACTTATGGATTTCTGAGGGTTTTCTAGTGAATAAGGGGCACAAAAGCTTGGAAGCAGTGGGAAGAGATTGTTTGAATGATCTTGTTAGCAGGAATCTGGTAATGGTTAGAAGCAGGAAATGGGATGGTGAGTGTAAAACATTTGGTGTCCATGATCTGGTGCGGGACTTGATTATAAGAGTAGCTAATGATGAGAAGTTCCTGCAGGTCTCTAGAATTCAGGTAGCCACTAATCCTTCAGCGAACAAGTTTCATGTTCGTCGCTACAGTTACTCTTCGCGCATTTATGATGACGACGATTTACGTGAGTCATCATCTAGTAACACCCGAACTTTGCACTTCTTCTATGGATTGAATAACGATTCTCTTTTGGGGCGCTTCAAACTTCTAAGAGTGTTGGCAATCCTTGACTGTACATTTCATTATTTTCCCCTTGTGATAAAAAAATTAGTACATCTCAGATACCTTCACATATTCAACTGTCACGAGGACATTCACAGTTCAGTGTCAGAGCTTTATAATCTGCAGACCTTGATTTTTGGCCAATATTCTGGTTTATCAGTGGAGATCTGGAAGATGAAACTTTTGAGGCATGTTGAGATAAAAGGGATCTCTGATTTTTGTGTTCCATCAAGTAAGGAAGGGTCTAGTTTCAAGCTACAAAATCTTGAGCATCTGTCATATCTAAAAATTTCTTGCTGTACTGAGAAGTTGTTTTCTGATATTCCAAATCTAAAGACTCTGAAAATTTATGGTGCCAAAGGAGATATAACTTCCGAGCTAAATAGCCTTTCTTGTTTAAATAAACTTGAAACATTGAAGATCGCCTGCAACCGAAGATATTACGAGCGACCACCGCAAAGTAAGTTTGCATTGCCTACATCTCTGAAGAGGTTGACTTTAGAAAGTACTTATTTACCATGGGAAGACATGGCGAATATTGTAATGTTGCCAAACCTCCAAGTGCTTAAAATTAAAGACAATGGATTTGATGGTGATGTATGGAGACTGAATGATGAAATGATTTTTAATCAACTTAAGTTCCTCCTAATCTATGAGACAAATCTGAAGCAGTGGAAAGCTGGCAGCGTTAACTTTCCAGAACTGCAATGCCTAGTTCTGAAAGAATGCAGATCCCTGAAGACAATCCCTCAAGACATTGGGGAAATTTATACCTTGGAGTCAATAGAGTTGCATAATTGCAGCACTTCGGCtgaaaaatctgtgaaaaatattcaaaaagagcAAAAGAGCATGGGGAATGATTGCCTCACTGTACTCATCAATAGTCGTCG TTAG
- the LOC107811414 gene encoding putative late blight resistance protein homolog R1A-10 isoform X3 codes for MAYVAVISLARTLEELVQQKPHWVSGDDETTKMLDTFRVSLKNFQDFLENTSKRRQHCGEIEELDREIRTAVEEVEDVIELKIYKTMKREALSKTLRTLVEKIEALKRGVMGCRFGKSKVLRKTMEEEALHKTLSPLVEKIDVLERNVMGSSFGKNEVQGYVDPTNDQLQVEASSSRRVAILNPENIVVGLEDDLMEIKRRLIETSSNREIVPILGMGGIGKTTLARKAFDDLEVRHHFDIHVWVTVSQQYRIRDLLLDIHSRISADPIKQGTNSDQLMDKIYKVLKCRRYLLVMDDIWSCDNIWDIVSRTFPEDENSSRIILTSRINEVAMHADPNCTPYKMHLLNFHESWKLIHDKVFGVHQHVCPPELEKIGKQVAQNCQGLPLALLVVAGHLSKIDRTRKSWEDVSKSVSNILVNESDICLGVLAMSYNYLPYHLRPCFLYIGVFPEDREINIMNLINLWISEGFLVNKGHKSLEAVGRDCLNDLVSRNLVMVRSRKWDGECKTFGVHDLVRDLIIRVANDEKFLQVSRIQVATNPSANKFHVRRYSYSSRIYDDDDLRESSSSNTRTLHFFYGLNNDSLLGRFKLLRVLAILDCTFHYFPLVIKKLVHLRYLHIFNCHEDIHSSVSELYNLQTLIFGQYSGLSVEIWKMKLLRHVEIKGISDFCVPSSKEGSSFKLQNLEHLSYLKISCCTEKLFSDIPNLKTLKIYGAKGDITSELNSLSCLNKLETLKIACNRRYYERPPQSKFALPTSLKRLTLESTYLPWEDMANIVMLPNLQVLKIKDNGFDGDVWRLNDEMIFNQLKFLLIYETNLKQWKAGSVNFPELQCLVLKECRSLKTIPQDIGEIYTLESIELHNCSTSAEKSVKNIQKEQKSMGNDCLTVLINSRR; via the coding sequence ATGGCTTATGTTGCTGTGATTTCTCTTGCACGAACATTGGAGGAACTCGTGCAGCAAAAGCCACATTGGGTAAGTGGTGATGATGAAACAACAAAAATGCTGGACACTTTCCGTGTTAGTCTTAAAAATTTCCAAGACTTTCTTGAGAACACTAGCAAGAGAAGGCAACATTGTGGAGAGATTGAAGAATTAGACAGAGAAATTAGAACGGCAGTGGAAGAAGTAGAAGATGTGATCGAACTAAAGATCTATAAAACAATGAAAAGAGAGGCGTTATCCAAGACATTGAGAACACTTGTAGAAAAGATTGAAGCTCTAAAGAGGGGGGTCATGGGATGTAGGTTTGGTAAGAGTAAAGTCCTTCGTAAAACAATGGAAGAAGAGGCATTACACAAAACCTTGTCTCCACTTGTAGAAAAGATTGATGTTTTGGAGAGGAATGTGATGGGAAGTAGTTTTGGTAAAAATGAAGTTCAAGGCTATGTTGATCCTACAAATGACCAACTGCAAGTAGAAGCTTCATCGTCTAGACGTGTAGCAATACTGAATCCAGAAAACATTGTTGTGGGTCTTGAGGACGATTTGATGGAAATCAAGAGAAGATTAATAGAGACCTCGTCTAATCGAGAAATTGTCCCAATTCTGGGAATGGGAGGGATAGGCAAAACGACACTAGCTAGAAAAGCATTTGACGATCTTGAAGTCAGGCATCACTTTGACATCCATGTTTGGGTGACAGTATCTCAGCAATATCGGATCAGAGATCTATTGTTGGATATTCATTCTCGTATTTCAGCTGATCCGATAAAACAAGGGACTAATAGTGATCAATTGATGGATAAGATATACAAAGTGTTGAAGTGTCGGAGGTATCTTCTTGTCATGGATGATATTTGGAGTTGTGACAACATCTGGGATATAGTGTCAAGAACTTTTCCAGAAGACGAGAATAGTAgtcgaattattttgactagtagGATTAATGAAGTGGCTATGCATGCTGACCCTAACTGCACTCCTTATAAGATGCACCTCTTGAATTTTCACGAAAGTTGGAAGTTAATACATGACAAGGTGTTTGGGGTACATCAACATGTTTGTCCTCCTGAACTAGAGAAAATCGGGAAGCAAGTAGCACAAAATTGCCAAGGACTACCTTTAGCCCTTCTAGTGGTTGCGGGACATCTCTCTAAAATTGATAGAACACGCAAAAGTTGGGAAGATGTTTCCAAAAGTGTAAGTAACATTCTTGTTAATGAATCAGATATATGTCTGGGAGTGCTTGCTATGAGTTACAATTACTTGCCTTATCATCTTAGACCGTGTTTCCTTTACATTGGAGTCTTTCCAGAAGATAGGGAGATTAACATTATGAATTTGATCAACTTATGGATTTCTGAGGGTTTTCTAGTGAATAAGGGGCACAAAAGCTTGGAAGCAGTGGGAAGAGATTGTTTGAATGATCTTGTTAGCAGGAATCTGGTAATGGTTAGAAGCAGGAAATGGGATGGTGAGTGTAAAACATTTGGTGTCCATGATCTGGTGCGGGACTTGATTATAAGAGTAGCTAATGATGAGAAGTTCCTGCAGGTCTCTAGAATTCAGGTAGCCACTAATCCTTCAGCGAACAAGTTTCATGTTCGTCGCTACAGTTACTCTTCGCGCATTTATGATGACGACGATTTACGTGAGTCATCATCTAGTAACACCCGAACTTTGCACTTCTTCTATGGATTGAATAACGATTCTCTTTTGGGGCGCTTCAAACTTCTAAGAGTGTTGGCAATCCTTGACTGTACATTTCATTATTTTCCCCTTGTGATAAAAAAATTAGTACATCTCAGATACCTTCACATATTCAACTGTCACGAGGACATTCACAGTTCAGTGTCAGAGCTTTATAATCTGCAGACCTTGATTTTTGGCCAATATTCTGGTTTATCAGTGGAGATCTGGAAGATGAAACTTTTGAGGCATGTTGAGATAAAAGGGATCTCTGATTTTTGTGTTCCATCAAGTAAGGAAGGGTCTAGTTTCAAGCTACAAAATCTTGAGCATCTGTCATATCTAAAAATTTCTTGCTGTACTGAGAAGTTGTTTTCTGATATTCCAAATCTAAAGACTCTGAAAATTTATGGTGCCAAAGGAGATATAACTTCCGAGCTAAATAGCCTTTCTTGTTTAAATAAACTTGAAACATTGAAGATCGCCTGCAACCGAAGATATTACGAGCGACCACCGCAAAGTAAGTTTGCATTGCCTACATCTCTGAAGAGGTTGACTTTAGAAAGTACTTATTTACCATGGGAAGACATGGCGAATATTGTAATGTTGCCAAACCTCCAAGTGCTTAAAATTAAAGACAATGGATTTGATGGTGATGTATGGAGACTGAATGATGAAATGATTTTTAATCAACTTAAGTTCCTCCTAATCTATGAGACAAATCTGAAGCAGTGGAAAGCTGGCAGCGTTAACTTTCCAGAACTGCAATGCCTAGTTCTGAAAGAATGCAGATCCCTGAAGACAATCCCTCAAGACATTGGGGAAATTTATACCTTGGAGTCAATAGAGTTGCATAATTGCAGCACTTCGGCtgaaaaatctgtgaaaaatattcaaaaagagcAAAAGAGCATGGGGAATGATTGCCTCACTGTACTCATCAATAGTCGTCG
- the LOC107811414 gene encoding putative late blight resistance protein homolog R1A-10 isoform X1: protein MAYVAVISLARTLEELVQQKPHWVSGDDETTKMLDTFRVSLKNFQDFLENTSKRRQHCGEIEELDREIRTAVEEVEDVIELKIYKTMKREALSKTLRTLVEKIEALKRGVMGCRFGKSKVLRKTMEEEALHKTLSPLVEKIDVLERNVMGSSFGKNEVQGYVDPTNDQLQVEASSSRRVAILNPENIVVGLEDDLMEIKRRLIETSSNREIVPILGMGGIGKTTLARKAFDDLEVRHHFDIHVWVTVSQQYRIRDLLLDIHSRISADPIKQGTNSDQLMDKIYKVLKCRRYLLVMDDIWSCDNIWDIVSRTFPEDENSSRIILTSRINEVAMHADPNCTPYKMHLLNFHESWKLIHDKVFGVHQHVCPPELEKIGKQVAQNCQGLPLALLVVAGHLSKIDRTRKSWEDVSKSVSNILVNESDICLGVLAMSYNYLPYHLRPCFLYIGVFPEDREINIMNLINLWISEGFLVNKGHKSLEAVGRDCLNDLVSRNLVMVRSRKWDGECKTFGVHDLVRDLIIRVANDEKFLQVSRIQVATNPSANKFHVRRYSYSSRIYDDDDLRESSSSNTRTLHFFYGLNNDSLLGRFKLLRVLAILDCTFHYFPLVIKKLVHLRYLHIFNCHEDIHSSVSELYNLQTLIFGQYSGLSVEIWKMKLLRHVEIKGISDFCVPSSKEGSSFKLQNLEHLSYLKISCCTEKLFSDIPNLKTLKIYGAKGDITSELNSLSCLNKLETLKIACNRRYYERPPQSKFALPTSLKRLTLESTYLPWEDMANIVMLPNLQVLKIKDNGFDGDVWRLNDEMIFNQLKFLLIYETNLKQWKAGSVNFPELQCLVLKECRSLKTIPQDIGEIYTLESIELHNCSTSAEKSVKNIQKEQKSMGNDCLTVLINSRRVVFFYR, encoded by the coding sequence ATGGCTTATGTTGCTGTGATTTCTCTTGCACGAACATTGGAGGAACTCGTGCAGCAAAAGCCACATTGGGTAAGTGGTGATGATGAAACAACAAAAATGCTGGACACTTTCCGTGTTAGTCTTAAAAATTTCCAAGACTTTCTTGAGAACACTAGCAAGAGAAGGCAACATTGTGGAGAGATTGAAGAATTAGACAGAGAAATTAGAACGGCAGTGGAAGAAGTAGAAGATGTGATCGAACTAAAGATCTATAAAACAATGAAAAGAGAGGCGTTATCCAAGACATTGAGAACACTTGTAGAAAAGATTGAAGCTCTAAAGAGGGGGGTCATGGGATGTAGGTTTGGTAAGAGTAAAGTCCTTCGTAAAACAATGGAAGAAGAGGCATTACACAAAACCTTGTCTCCACTTGTAGAAAAGATTGATGTTTTGGAGAGGAATGTGATGGGAAGTAGTTTTGGTAAAAATGAAGTTCAAGGCTATGTTGATCCTACAAATGACCAACTGCAAGTAGAAGCTTCATCGTCTAGACGTGTAGCAATACTGAATCCAGAAAACATTGTTGTGGGTCTTGAGGACGATTTGATGGAAATCAAGAGAAGATTAATAGAGACCTCGTCTAATCGAGAAATTGTCCCAATTCTGGGAATGGGAGGGATAGGCAAAACGACACTAGCTAGAAAAGCATTTGACGATCTTGAAGTCAGGCATCACTTTGACATCCATGTTTGGGTGACAGTATCTCAGCAATATCGGATCAGAGATCTATTGTTGGATATTCATTCTCGTATTTCAGCTGATCCGATAAAACAAGGGACTAATAGTGATCAATTGATGGATAAGATATACAAAGTGTTGAAGTGTCGGAGGTATCTTCTTGTCATGGATGATATTTGGAGTTGTGACAACATCTGGGATATAGTGTCAAGAACTTTTCCAGAAGACGAGAATAGTAgtcgaattattttgactagtagGATTAATGAAGTGGCTATGCATGCTGACCCTAACTGCACTCCTTATAAGATGCACCTCTTGAATTTTCACGAAAGTTGGAAGTTAATACATGACAAGGTGTTTGGGGTACATCAACATGTTTGTCCTCCTGAACTAGAGAAAATCGGGAAGCAAGTAGCACAAAATTGCCAAGGACTACCTTTAGCCCTTCTAGTGGTTGCGGGACATCTCTCTAAAATTGATAGAACACGCAAAAGTTGGGAAGATGTTTCCAAAAGTGTAAGTAACATTCTTGTTAATGAATCAGATATATGTCTGGGAGTGCTTGCTATGAGTTACAATTACTTGCCTTATCATCTTAGACCGTGTTTCCTTTACATTGGAGTCTTTCCAGAAGATAGGGAGATTAACATTATGAATTTGATCAACTTATGGATTTCTGAGGGTTTTCTAGTGAATAAGGGGCACAAAAGCTTGGAAGCAGTGGGAAGAGATTGTTTGAATGATCTTGTTAGCAGGAATCTGGTAATGGTTAGAAGCAGGAAATGGGATGGTGAGTGTAAAACATTTGGTGTCCATGATCTGGTGCGGGACTTGATTATAAGAGTAGCTAATGATGAGAAGTTCCTGCAGGTCTCTAGAATTCAGGTAGCCACTAATCCTTCAGCGAACAAGTTTCATGTTCGTCGCTACAGTTACTCTTCGCGCATTTATGATGACGACGATTTACGTGAGTCATCATCTAGTAACACCCGAACTTTGCACTTCTTCTATGGATTGAATAACGATTCTCTTTTGGGGCGCTTCAAACTTCTAAGAGTGTTGGCAATCCTTGACTGTACATTTCATTATTTTCCCCTTGTGATAAAAAAATTAGTACATCTCAGATACCTTCACATATTCAACTGTCACGAGGACATTCACAGTTCAGTGTCAGAGCTTTATAATCTGCAGACCTTGATTTTTGGCCAATATTCTGGTTTATCAGTGGAGATCTGGAAGATGAAACTTTTGAGGCATGTTGAGATAAAAGGGATCTCTGATTTTTGTGTTCCATCAAGTAAGGAAGGGTCTAGTTTCAAGCTACAAAATCTTGAGCATCTGTCATATCTAAAAATTTCTTGCTGTACTGAGAAGTTGTTTTCTGATATTCCAAATCTAAAGACTCTGAAAATTTATGGTGCCAAAGGAGATATAACTTCCGAGCTAAATAGCCTTTCTTGTTTAAATAAACTTGAAACATTGAAGATCGCCTGCAACCGAAGATATTACGAGCGACCACCGCAAAGTAAGTTTGCATTGCCTACATCTCTGAAGAGGTTGACTTTAGAAAGTACTTATTTACCATGGGAAGACATGGCGAATATTGTAATGTTGCCAAACCTCCAAGTGCTTAAAATTAAAGACAATGGATTTGATGGTGATGTATGGAGACTGAATGATGAAATGATTTTTAATCAACTTAAGTTCCTCCTAATCTATGAGACAAATCTGAAGCAGTGGAAAGCTGGCAGCGTTAACTTTCCAGAACTGCAATGCCTAGTTCTGAAAGAATGCAGATCCCTGAAGACAATCCCTCAAGACATTGGGGAAATTTATACCTTGGAGTCAATAGAGTTGCATAATTGCAGCACTTCGGCtgaaaaatctgtgaaaaatattcaaaaagagcAAAAGAGCATGGGGAATGATTGCCTCACTGTACTCATCAATAGTCGTCG